The genomic segment TTTCCGGAGCCGGACGGCCCGTCGATCGCGACCACGCCGTGAAACGGCGTCCGATTGCTGTCGGTCTGCACCGCTGTCCTCCCTGGACATGCCGTCAATCTGCTGGCGCCTGGCCGCAGCCGCACCGCCCCGTCGGGCCGGCCGGCGGCACGCCGACCGGTCGCTGCCGGCGCCGGACACCACCAGCGAGTCTACGGAGCGCCCCGGATGCACCGAGCACCGCGCCGCCGGGTGGCGCGCGGCCCGATCGGCCAGGTCCCGGCGGCGAGGTGGCGAACCGGTTCACCTCAATGCCGGACCTACCCCGGGTCGTCGCCGTTTTCAAAGCTCGAAGGCCGGTCGGCCGAGAGTTGACGAAACCGCTACGAAAATTGACTTGCACAGGGATTGCGCAGCACTCCGGACCGCTCTAATCTCCTTCTACCAGCTCAGGTCGGATCGTATCCGAGCACGTCTTTTACCGTGCCCGGCGCGGACTCGGTGGCGTGTCGTCATTTCTTGAAGCCACGATGACGCGGCGGAACCGGTGTTCGTGCGCCCGTAGCCCGCATTCATGGTGCTCTCATTCCAGCTCATTGCTGAACCGGTCAACCACAAAACGTAGCGGCTCCGTGGAGGAGGCAGCACGATGACCGAGAAATCCGCACCACAGACCACCCGCCGACAGTTTCTCGCCGGGGTGTCGTTGGCCGGAGCCGGCGCCGCGTTCGGCGGCACCCTGCTCACCGGTTGCGGCAGCGGCGGCAGCGCCGGCGGCAAGCGCGGCAAGACCCTGTTCGTGGCCGGCTTCCAGTGGTCCCCGCCCACCACGTTCAACCCGCTCAACCCCAACGCCGGCTGGCCCACCGCGCAGGACAACATGCAGCTGGTCTTCGAGACGCTGTTCGGGTTCAACCTGCTCAACGGCAAGCTGGAGCCGCAGCTGGGCAGCAAGCTCACCGCGCCGGACGACCACACCCTGCAGGTCGCGCTGCAACCGAAGGCGACCTGGCAGGACGGCAAACCGGTCACCGCGGACGACGTGGTCTACACGCTGGAGCTGGCCAAGAGCCACCCCGAGGTGCCGTTCGGGGCGTTCTTCGAGTACGCGAAGTCGGTCACCGCGACCGACCCGCACACCGTGACGATCGAGCTCGACGCGAAGCAACCCAACCCCGGCATGGTCAAGTCGTCGCTCGCGACGGTGTACATCATGCCCAAGCACATCTGGGCGCCGATCGAGCAGAAGACCAAGCAGCTGTCCGAGTACCCGGTGACCAAACCGGTCGGCTCCGGCCCGTACCAGCTGGACAAGTACTCCGCCTCGCAGCTGGCGTACACCCGCAACGACAAGTACTGGGGCAAGGCGGTGCGCGGCAAGCTGCCCGTACCGCAGTACCTGGTGCACCCGATCTTCAAGGACAACAGTGCCGGCAACCTCGCGTTCGAACGCGGCGAGGTGGACGTGATGCAACAGTTCACGCCGGAGATCTGGAAGATGTGGCAGGACAAGCACGAGCCGGTCGGCACCTGGTACGACAAGGCGCCGTACCAGGTGCCCGGGTCGATCCCGATGCTGGTGGTGAACACCACCAAGAAGGGGTTGGACAATCCGAAGGTGCGCCGGGCGCTCGCGTTCGCGATCGACTACGCCCGGATCGCGAAGACCGCGATGTCGCAGTACTCCGATCCGGCCCAGTCCAGCGTGATCCTCCCCCGCGGTGTGGAGGAGCAGTACTTCGACGCGCAGAACGTCGCGCAGCACGGCTGGAAGTACGACCCGGCGCAGGCTCGGTCGATCCTGGAGAACGAGCTCGGCGCGAAGAAGGGCTCCGACGGGGTGTATCGGCTGCCCGACGGCACCCGGCTCGGCCCGTGGTCCGCGCAGACCCCGACCGGCTGGTCGGACTGGCAGACCGCGCTGCAGGTGGTGGCGGAGAGCACCAAGGCGGCCGGCTTCGACATCTCGACGAAGTTCCCGCAGCAGGCGCAGACCACCACCGCGGTGCAGAACGGCAACTTCGACCTGGCCTGCTGGTACGTGGCCGGGGTGAGCGCGGCGAGCCCGTGGCAGCGGTTCCGGGACGTGCTCGACTCGCGCGGCGTGTCGAAGCCGGGCACGTCGGCGTTCTACAACTACGGCCGGTTCCACGACTCGCGAGTGGCGCCGCTGCTGGACAAGGCCGCCACCCAGACCGGCGACGCGGCCAAGCAGACCTACGGCGAGCTGGACCGCATCTTCATGGCCAACGCACCGATGATCCCGCTGGTGTACCGGCCGCTGGACTTCTACGAGTTCAACACCAAGACCTGGAGCGGCTTCCCCACCGCGAAACATCCCACCGGGCCACCGCAGTTCCGCGGTGCCGGCATCGACTGGCTCTACGACCTCAAGCCCACCACGAAGTCATGAGCGCCCGGCGGAGGTGGTGAGGGGGTGTTCATGAGCCTGCCGCGGTACCTGGGGCGCAAGGCGGCGTGGTATCTCGGTGCGCTGCTGGTGGCGATCCTGCTCAACTTCCTGCTGCCGCGACTCATCCCGGGCAACCCGGTCGACACGATCGTGTCGTCGCTGTCGCGCGGTGGTGTGGAGGGCAGCCAGCTGCACGCCATCCACGCCCACTACGTGCACGAGTTCGGCCTGGACAAGCCGCTGTGGCAGCAGTTCGTGGTCTACCTGGGCCACCTGGCGCACGGCGACCTGGGCGTCTCGTTCGCCCAGTCGCCGGCGACCGTACAGGGGCTGATCGGGCAGGCGCTGCCGTGGAGCATCGCGCTGCAGCTGCCGGCGATCCTGATCGGCTGGCTGGTGGGCAACGTGCTCGGCGCGCTCGCCGCGTACCGCGGCGGCTGGTTCGACCGCGGCGCGTTCCTCGGCTCGCTGTTCACCTCGTCGA from the Actinocatenispora thailandica genome contains:
- a CDS encoding ABC transporter substrate-binding protein — encoded protein: MTEKSAPQTTRRQFLAGVSLAGAGAAFGGTLLTGCGSGGSAGGKRGKTLFVAGFQWSPPTTFNPLNPNAGWPTAQDNMQLVFETLFGFNLLNGKLEPQLGSKLTAPDDHTLQVALQPKATWQDGKPVTADDVVYTLELAKSHPEVPFGAFFEYAKSVTATDPHTVTIELDAKQPNPGMVKSSLATVYIMPKHIWAPIEQKTKQLSEYPVTKPVGSGPYQLDKYSASQLAYTRNDKYWGKAVRGKLPVPQYLVHPIFKDNSAGNLAFERGEVDVMQQFTPEIWKMWQDKHEPVGTWYDKAPYQVPGSIPMLVVNTTKKGLDNPKVRRALAFAIDYARIAKTAMSQYSDPAQSSVILPRGVEEQYFDAQNVAQHGWKYDPAQARSILENELGAKKGSDGVYRLPDGTRLGPWSAQTPTGWSDWQTALQVVAESTKAAGFDISTKFPQQAQTTTAVQNGNFDLACWYVAGVSAASPWQRFRDVLDSRGVSKPGTSAFYNYGRFHDSRVAPLLDKAATQTGDAAKQTYGELDRIFMANAPMIPLVYRPLDFYEFNTKTWSGFPTAKHPTGPPQFRGAGIDWLYDLKPTTKS